The sequence GATACCGGGGTAGTCTTTCATCTGATGGAGAAATTCAGATGCTTGTTTGGTATCAAAGCTGTTATTTTGTTCCATGGCGTGAATAAATGCGCGCATGCCGTCAACATTAAGCAGCGTCCAGATGGAAGGCGGCATCATGTTATATTTAGCTTTATATGCGGCAAGAAAATCCTTGGCAAGATCATAGGGAAGCAGTTCAGGCGTCGGTACGTTAATGATATAAGCGCCTTCTGCACTTTTTCCGGCAAGTTTCAAGAAATCGGGATTATCATTGGAATCCCCGCCAACAAAATCAGCCTTCAGGCCCAACGCGACCATCTGTGAACGAATCAGGCCGCCGTCACTGAAATAACCGGAGAAAAACAGGACATCAGGATTTTTGGATTTAATCTGGGTAATAACAGGCGTAAAATTCTGGGCGCCGGATTTAATTTTGCCTCTGTAAATAACGTTGCCGTTAACAGCGTTAACCGCGTTTTCAACAGCCGTTCCCAGACCGTCGGCATAGCTGGAGAAATCGGAAAGAATGGCAATTCGTTTATATTTTTTTTCTTTAACAAGATATTTTGCAGCAAAATCAGCTTCTGCACTATTGGGAAAGGAGTTTCTGAAAAATGTCCAGTAGCCTTTCTCAGTCAACGTGTCACTG comes from uncultured Desulfobacter sp. and encodes:
- a CDS encoding branched-chain amino acid ABC transporter substrate-binding protein, with protein sequence MKKTALLSMFLFIFCCFAGGVQAENTLKIGVQAPITGKYANEGQGIDQAVRLLAEQINAKGGVLGKQIEVVSCDDEGTAMKAAICAKDLVNKGVKMVIGSYTSTCAEAAQATYYRAGVLQTTDGTSDTLTEKGYWTFFRNSFPNSAEADFAAKYLVKEKKYKRIAILSDFSSYADGLGTAVENAVNAVNGNVIYRGKIKSGAQNFTPVITQIKSKNPDVLFFSGYFSDGGLIRSQMVALGLKADFVGGDSNDNPDFLKLAGKSAEGAYIINVPTPELLPYDLAKDFLAAYKAKYNMMPPSIWTLLNVDGMRAFIHAMEQNNSFDTKQASEFLHQMKDYPGITGPISFAKDGNRIGSGYMAYRIEADGSYKIVFK